One stretch of Paracoccus liaowanqingii DNA includes these proteins:
- a CDS encoding polysaccharide biosynthesis/export family protein, which produces MTTGVSGFLVSAGIVATGLGGLWVWPAVQQDGLVALTDRAAELVARMGIAGGGTVVPPDNSGEGRLPRAAVSESLPPAPVAALRQPASAMPIPAECDAAGRGPDVAVPGDRISLRIFETSVLAAPDAAAPATDIVFERLDLSGVYDVAGTGALSLPALGHLDVAGRSLSCIEALVARASFDRMASQTLISAAFDSRPPVLVQGAVRAPGAHGYSPGLTVARLLAQAGALDDRDPAAQVRLIALKAREAELAKTRASLALERLRLQASLNGTGDLPADSSAVQAALDLLGPERVASERTALAADRRAEDLRRARTEATLADLAARIESAEQQRAVADTQLAYYAARRAQQAEMLQNGFITDQRLDETAMRAMDAERIHLEKLDLMFRLQADRRLAQQDAQLARSERIREMTAELRKVATASDAADSAFDTVMAELELFAQDGLRLSVTIDRPADATATTAIAAAMDTLIRPGDLVTVQPAPASDDEDLAGPAGATPPAPIQSASRE; this is translated from the coding sequence ATGACGACTGGTGTAAGTGGTTTTCTGGTCAGCGCGGGCATCGTCGCCACGGGTCTGGGCGGGTTGTGGGTCTGGCCCGCGGTGCAGCAGGACGGCCTGGTCGCGCTGACGGACCGGGCGGCGGAACTGGTCGCGCGCATGGGGATCGCGGGCGGCGGGACGGTCGTGCCGCCCGACAATTCGGGCGAGGGGCGGCTGCCGCGCGCGGCGGTGTCGGAATCCCTGCCGCCCGCGCCGGTCGCGGCGCTGCGGCAACCAGCCTCGGCAATGCCCATCCCCGCGGAATGCGACGCGGCGGGCCGCGGCCCGGACGTGGCCGTGCCGGGCGACCGGATCAGCCTGCGCATCTTCGAGACCTCGGTCCTGGCCGCCCCCGATGCCGCGGCCCCGGCGACCGACATCGTCTTCGAGCGGCTGGACCTGTCAGGGGTCTACGACGTCGCGGGCACCGGCGCCCTGTCGCTGCCCGCCCTGGGGCATCTGGACGTCGCGGGCCGGTCGCTTTCCTGCATCGAGGCGCTGGTCGCCCGCGCGTCCTTCGACCGGATGGCCAGCCAGACCCTGATCAGCGCGGCCTTCGACAGCCGCCCTCCGGTGCTGGTGCAGGGCGCGGTCCGCGCGCCCGGGGCGCATGGCTACAGCCCCGGGCTGACGGTCGCCCGCCTGCTGGCTCAGGCCGGGGCGCTGGACGACCGCGACCCGGCGGCGCAGGTGCGGCTGATCGCGCTGAAGGCACGCGAGGCCGAACTGGCCAAGACCCGCGCCAGCCTGGCGCTGGAGCGCCTGCGCCTGCAGGCGTCGCTAAACGGCACCGGCGACCTGCCCGCGGACAGCTCGGCGGTGCAGGCGGCGCTGGACCTTCTGGGCCCCGAACGCGTGGCCAGCGAACGCACCGCCCTTGCCGCGGACAGGCGTGCCGAGGACCTGCGCCGCGCCCGGACCGAGGCGACGCTGGCCGATCTGGCCGCCCGGATCGAAAGCGCCGAACAGCAGCGCGCCGTGGCCGACACCCAGCTGGCCTATTACGCCGCCCGCCGCGCCCAGCAGGCCGAGATGCTGCAGAACGGCTTCATCACCGACCAGCGCCTGGACGAGACGGCCATGCGGGCGATGGATGCCGAACGCATCCATCTGGAAAAGCTGGACCTGATGTTCCGGCTGCAGGCCGACCGGCGGCTGGCCCAGCAGGACGCCCAGCTGGCCAGGTCCGAGCGGATCCGCGAGATGACCGCCGAGCTGCGCAAGGTCGCCACGGCCTCGGATGCGGCCGACAGCGCCTTCGACACCGTCATGGCCGAGCTGGAGCTGTTCGCGCAGGACGGCCTGCGCCTGTCGGTGACCATCGATCGTCCCGCCGATGCGACCGCGACC